In Drosophila pseudoobscura strain MV-25-SWS-2005 chromosome 4, UCI_Dpse_MV25, whole genome shotgun sequence, the following proteins share a genomic window:
- the Prosbeta4R1 gene encoding probable proteasome subunit beta type-2 produces the protein MALETILGIKGPDFVMLASETMQAKSLIFMKDDQSKIHRLSDFSMIATVGDGGDTLQFTDFISKNLHLYKIANGYHLSPRATAHFTRKNLADYIRTNTRYQVAMLLAGYDAVEGPDLHYIDSYGAAQSINHAGHGWGSIFCGSILQRFWDQKLTQDQAVSILKKCVAEIQKRLIINQRNWDVFVVDGSGMRQLESINPASLNYDVLSLNW, from the exons ATGGCTCTGGAGACAATTTTGGGTATCAAGGGACCGGACTTTGTGATGCTCGCCTCCGAGACAATGCAGGCCAAGTCCCTGATCTTCATGAAAGATG ACCAATCGAAGATCCACCGCCTCTCGGACTTCTCCATGATCGCCACCGTGGGCGATGGCGGCGACACCCTGCAGTTCACGGACTTCATATCGAAGAACCTGCACCTGTACAAGATCGCCAACGGGTACCACCTGAGCCCCCGGGCCACGGCGCACTTCACGCGCAAGAATCTGGCCGACTACATACGGACCAACACCAGGTACCAGGTGGCCATGCTGCTGGCCGGCTACGACGCCGTCGAGGGGCCCGACCTGCACTACATCGACTCGTACGGGGCGGCCCAGTCGATCAACCACGCCGGCCACGGCTGGGGCAGCATCTTCTGCGGCAGCATCCTGCAGCGGTTCTGGGACCAGAAGCTCACCCAGGACCAGGCCGTCTCCATCCTCAAGAAGTGCGTGGCCGAGATCCAGAAGCGTCTGATCATCAACCAGCGCAACTGGGACGTCTTCGTGGTGGACGGCAGCGGCATGCGGCAGCTGGAGAGCATCAATCCGGCCTCCCTGAACTATGATGTCCTCAGCCTGAACTGGTAG
- the Or23a gene encoding odorant receptor 23a, protein MTPKEPPTRSDYFRDQWRAWRVLGALQLNARRYWSGAMLLNIVVALYAPALLLSMFSFETPLENITNFSLSITSTATVLKFGLYVLQLGRVGDLEKVIARLDDRVEGAEQLRCHRQMAKKLRHLSNLFLYTYGFVLLNSEFSFLFRSGRSLPFPSWFPFDWKTSTVNYIGALGFQLVAIFGQILQNFVDDSFPPLALCLCAGHCQLLILRISSIGHAPSEQEANEAELVECIKDQKELYGLLELTRDVISWPMLIQFFVMALNIGATMFGLVFFADTMQDRMYFVSYLLALVLQTYPVCYYGSLLEDGFGHLHYAVFGSNWVSQSRSYRASMTILGERTKRHPRLLAGSLVPIHLSTFQGTCKAAYSFFTLIGNTRERAGPDPSQN, encoded by the exons atGACACCCAAGGAGCCACCGACCAGGAGCGACTACTTCCGCGACCAGTGGCGGGCCTGGCGAGTCCTGGGCGCCCTGCAGCTCAATGCCCGGAGGTACTGGAGTGGAGCCATGCTCCTCAACATTGTCGTGGCCCTGTACGCGCCGGCCCTGCTGCTGTCCATGTTCAGCTTCGAGACGCCGCTGGAGAACATCACGAACTTCAGTCTGTCCATCACCTCGACGGCCACGGTCCTGAAGTTCGGCCTGTACGTCCTGCAGCTGGGCAGGGTCGGGGACCTGGAGAAGGTGATCGCCAGGCTGGACGACCGGGTGGAGGGGGCGGAGCAGCTGCGGTGCCATCGTCAGATGGCCAAGAAGCTGCGGCACCTGTCCAACCTGTTCCTCTACACCTACGGCTTCGTGCTCCTGAACTCGGAGTTCTCGTTCCTGTTCAGGAGCGGGCGGAGCTTGCCGTTCCCCTCGTGGTTCCCCTTCGACTGGAAGACCTCGACGGTCAACTACATCGGGGCCCTGGGCTTTCAGCTGGTCGCGATTTTCGGTCAGATACTGCAGAACTTCGTGGACGACTCGTTTCCGCCGCTGGCCCTGTGCCTATGTGCGGGGCACTGCCAGCTGCTGATCCTGCGCATCTCCAGCATTGGCCACGCCCCCAGCGAGCAGGAGGCCAACGAGGCAGAGCTCGTCGAATGCATCAAGGACCAGAAGGAGCTGTATGG CTTATTGGAGCTCACCAGAGACGTCATCTCGTGGCCGATGCTTATTCAGTTCTTCGTGATGGCCCTCAACATTGGGGCCACCATGTTCGGGCTGGTCTTCTTCGCGGACACCATGCAGGACCGCATGTACTTCGTCTCGTACCTGCTGGCCCTCGTCCTGCAGACATATCCCGTCTGCTACTACGGCAGCCTCCTGGAAGACGGCTTCGGGCACCTCCACTACGCCGTCTTCGGCAGCAACTGGGTGAGCCAGAGCCGCAGCTACCGGGCCAGCATGACGATCCTCGGCGAGCGAACCAAGCGGCATCCGCGCCTGCTGGCGGGCAGCCTGGTGCCCATCCACCTGAGCACCTTCCAGGGGACCTGCAAGGCGGCCTACTCCTTCTTCACGCTGATCGGCAACACGCGCGAAAGGGCCGGCCCGGATCCCAGTCAGAACTAG